The Xyrauchen texanus isolate HMW12.3.18 chromosome 49, RBS_HiC_50CHRs, whole genome shotgun sequence genome contains the following window.
ACCAAATATtacaatagaaaaaaaaagattccaTAAACAGATGTAGAAATTTTCATTCCCAAAATGGGAATGAAACTACAgcgaaacaaacaaaaatgaccaAAGAATTCTCTCcagttttctttctttcctatttgctaaattattttattaaatatgtataCATCCAAACAGAGCCTATATGCCCTAATTCTGTTTAAATCCTACACCACATTCAGTTGAAATTGTTTTAATATTCCCACAACGAATAATAGCTCCAATAATGAACAAATacacttcacattatcatcatacTATTTCATAAAATGGCATTTTGACTAAATTCAAGGGACTTGTGTGGTGTTTAGGCTGTGGTGTGTATATTatgtggtggtggttgaggagattccccctatactatgtaaagcgctttgagtgcctagaaaaggaattaattaattattatcatgTGTTGTTTGGAGGGGTGGGGaggatcaaaataataataaaaaagcactcTACAGAAAATACACTGCTAAATAATAGGCTTGTGCACAAAGCTCTTAGTGTGTCCCTGTTACctttcttgttttttatttggttgatttaaaaatataaaaaagaaagatatgAAATTCAAACATGTTTTTGCCAGAGCTAAATTCCCCACTGTAAATATTATGAACAGACAGTATTTTATTCCCCTAATGCACATTAGATGTGTAATTATGCTGTAAATTCTAGTACGAGTGGATAAGATCACTCTTCATTAAACAAAAAGTCCAAAACGGATATGCCGTTCCCCTCAGAAGTTGTTTAATGGTGAGGCATTGCGTGTATATCCTttcacatttacagtaaattagaCCACAAGGCTTATCATGTTTATGGATTCCtgctttctaaaaataaaaaacataatctttaaaggaatagttcacccaaaatgaaaattcactcatcatttactcaccctcatgccatctgtaggtccatacaatgcaagtgaatgggtaacaaaattgtgaagctcaaaaaagcacacaaaggcagcataaaattaatccatacgactccagtggttaaatatgtgtcttctaaagcgataaaataggtgtgggagagaaacagatcaatgtttaagtacttttttactataaattctcctccctgcccaatagcatgaataatgtgaatttccaaaaacaaaagaagaagaatgtgaatgtggagattgatagtgaaaaaaaggacttaaatattaatgtttctcacccacacgtatcatttagcttctgaagatattgatttaatcactggagtcttgtggattacttttatgctccctttatgtgcttttggagcttcaaaatcttggtcaccattcacttgcattttatggacctaaacagctgatatattctttaaattttttttatttgtgttcagcagaagataaaattcatactcatctgggattacacgagggtgagtaaatgatgagaattttaattgttaGTGTGACGAGAAGGATGGCGTAGCCATGATGGAGCACGGTCCGCACttaatcagctgatcagcaggagagcgagataaagggtagctggagacaccggttcgggagagagagatgcatgcggccacattgcatgtgtgtctgtattgGATTACGTTTGTTTTAAGTcgagtttctcattaaaaatgtgtttactgtTCAGCTAGTTCCCGCCTCCTTGCCCGTGCTTTACCTGTTAcagttgggtgaactattcctttaaaagccaATAGTAAACCTTGTGTTCAAAAAAGTGTGTTCATAATGAAACTGAGCAGTAACTACAATAAATGGATCTGAAGGAATTAAAACTCTTTGtattttttcttcaatttttacccactataaaaaaaaaaaaaaaaaaaagaactggaaATTAATCCAACTACAATGTATATGAACAGCCAATaccacatataaaaaaaatatttaactgaAAAAAGGGGGAAGTAGACAATTTCAAGATCAAGTTTCATAAATCTATTTAGATGCAACACTGTCTATTCTCAAACCACACAATTTccagcaaacaaataaaaaacaaacaaaaccatcACTTGTCAAGTTTCGCTATCTTGCCAGTTCCAATTTCCAGACTGAAAGTGGACTAGAATTCCAGACCTTGTCCTTAATATGCCCAAGTCTCACGGAGTCACTGACAAGGTCTCAGCGTGGTTGATGCTGTATTAGAGAGAGGTCTCCAGGCTGTGCAGTGGGCTTCCAGGAGTTGGAGGAAGGACAGTCTTTGCTAGATTTTTATTGTGATGGAAGCTCCTGTTATCAGATGCATTATTGTTCTGATTAGGAGAAGATAAAATTGGAGACAGTGGGGGAGGGATTGTGTTGCATTTAGTGGGTGCCTCCTCCACAGGGTCTGTGTCGTCGATAAGGGGGATAGCTGGCTCTGAATACCCAATATGGAATTCTGGGTGGCTCATGAAGTTGTGAATGGAGCTGCGGGACTCTGGCGTCTCCAGGCCATCATAAGGGGACATGGAATCTCGGAATGCATTCACCACACGGATCTGAAGAGAAAATACAGTACTAATCAGATACAAGAACTAGATTTTTAGTGATTATTGTCTGTGCAAAACTTCTCAAGGGAGAAAGATGTCTTAAGATGCCCTCTAGTAAATCTGTTTAGAACTTTGTAAGACTGGAGAGCATTACCTGTGTCTGAATTCTGTTGAGACCCCTGCACCACAGAACCTGCCCTCTTTTCAGCTCCATTTCAGCATGGTCAATTTCATCCAAGTCTTCCATCTCCTCCAGCTCCTCTTCAGGGATCTCATCCTTCTGGGTTCCATGACCTGCTGTCATCAGGAACTTCAGTCGACTCGTGGGAATGGTGGTGACAAACTGTGGGACAGAGGGTTTTAGTGAGGAATATGAGAATATGAGGGGGGGTATGAGGGGTGTTTGAAGGCCTACCTGACCCCAGAGAAGACAGCCAAAGCCAAGGAAGACACACCACAGCCACTGGTCAGTAGTGAGACCTACACAGCTAAAAGGCTTCCCTCCAAACTGCACAATAAcgatctaaaaataaaaatgctcataAATAACCATGCTTTCCAaaagtcttgttttccagtaaaattatctaaaaaagatacatttatgtGAGAAGCAAGATGTGTCAAatattaatggaatagttcacctataAATGAACCTATGCGCATTCATTAGGGTTAAccccttttttttttggcaatttgcattctttgtgcatatcgccacatactgggcagggaggagaaactTTAGAAgaaacatatggattactttgttggtgcctttatgtgctttttggagcttcaaatttctggtcaccatttatttgcattgtatggtcctacagagctgaaatattcttctaaaaatctttgtttgtgttcagcagaagaaagaaagtcatacacatctggaatggcatgagggtgagtaaatgatgagagatgagACCTATTCCATTAATATTTTACACATCTTGCTTTTCATGtaaattatcttgttttaaggatgtttagacatttttactgaaaaatacaaacaaaaaacttgCATACCTGTATAACAAATGTCCCGAATACAATGGTGCAGAAGATCAAGTTATTGAAGATGCCCTCAAAAACATTTCTCTCGCCGTGGATCTTCCGAGCATTGATCTCATTGAAGAGCTGCATCATCACAAAGGTGTTGAAGACGATGGTGTAGTGTTCTGAAGGCGGGGCATGAAGAGGAGAGTTCCTGCCGCTGTCAATGTCAAAGATCTTCTCACCTGTGAGATAAGAAAAGTGAGAGACATCTGAGCCGATTTCCGTCAAGCTTGGAACTTAGCTTGGATGCTCTAGATACCTTGGGACAGTGCTCACCAGCAAACAGCAGAGTGAAGATGATTGTTAGCTGATATACAGCATGTCCAAGGATGTTCTTCATCATGGTTCGGGAAATAAGGGGCTTGTTGCGGCCGTAAGGTTTCCGCAACAGTAAAGCCTCGGTGGGAGGCTCCGTTGCCAGTGCCAAAGATGCAAACGTGTCCATGATTAAATTCACCCACAGCATCTGTACAGCTTTGAGAGGGGAGTCCTATGTGGAGAGTTAGAGTATGAATATTACATTCAAGGGAACAAATATCATAATGGAaagttaaaagaataattaaccaagatttaaaattctgtctttatttactcaccctcatgtcgatcAAAACCATGTTgtaagttatttttgtaaacaattacttaaaggaatagtacacccaaaaagggaaactctcatcatttactcaccatcatgacatcccagatgtgaaagactttctttcttatgctgaacacaaacaaagatttttagaagaatatctcagctctgtatggtGCAAATGGTGTCCAAAACCTTTaaactccagaaagcacataaagacagcataaaagtaatccaaaagactgtggtttaatccatgtcttctgaaacattttaatcggttttgggtgagaacagaccaaaatgtaactcctttttccaataaatcttgacagcagtctccttggcgctCATGactttaagcttgattacactacctagcaccatctagcactaggaagtgtaatccagCATGAAATCATAACCATGCCAAGAGactacaatggcaagatgtacattggaaaaggagttttattttggtctattctcacccaaactaatttgattgcttctgaaaacatggattaaaccaccggagtcttgtggattacttttatgctgcccttatgtactttttggagcttcaaagttttggtcaccattcacatgcattttatgaacctacagagctgagatattcttctaaaaatcttaatttgtgttctgcagtagaaagaaagtaatacacatctgggatggcatgaggttgagtaaatgatgagagaatttaaattttttggttgaactaatttTTAACACCAGTTCACCCAAAGTTAtcattcgcttcagaagacttcttttatgatgttttttgtcCTATTTGGATCTTGAGCAATGTGGTCACTATGAGCTTGTATGGAAAAAACTATGTAAAGATTGCTTGAAAATAAcagcaaacaggtttggaacgacatgtggatgagtaaataatatcattttcattttagggtgaattattccttgaaGGGAATGGGAAAGAATGAGGTGTTTGGGCACAGACACAAGATAAATGAAAGACGTTTTGGTAAAGTTGAAACAACTGAGACTGGCAGAGGACCTGTGTGATACAGGCTCCAGTAAATGCCACAATCACAGCCACAACATTGACCGTCAGCTGAAATTGGAGGAATTTTGAGATGCTGTCATAGACGTTCCTTCCCCACATCACTGCCTTTACAATACTGGAGAAATTATCGTCCGTCAGGATAATGTCTGATGCCTCTTTGGCCACATCTGTACCAGCAATGCCCTAAGAAACAGATCACATCAAGCTCAACATGGCACATCACTGTCAAATTACATTAACAATGTGTCATAATTTTATCAGCACCTGTCAGGAATAGTATTACAGTTATGGGTTAGTAATGCAAATGTACGTTTTtcagaaaaacatgttttaaaggggacctattatgcaaaattcacttttacatggagtttgtacataaatgtgagtcgcagtgtgtacacaaccaccctacaatgttgaaagtccacccactcctctttcttatatttctattaataaaaatCAGTTGGTCAAAATGAATGGATTTAGTTTCTGCACTAAAGTGATGTCACGTTTGACCAGGCCTCGCCCACAActgtgacggactccaccctattatcatagatcctccattgagtgatctacacagtccaccattttttccatgctggagcagatacagtgagaagaataatgtctcatctTCGTAAgcttcataagtgttctgttgttggctagaaaagtgaacataagagttttcatgtactcccggcatcagagccactgaagacacagtgaacaagttttgtttttgaaggaaatgtaccccaaaatatacaaaaatgtgtgtatgtttgtgcaaataattttacactggactgctttgtgaatgagtgtcaatataaagcaggataaaaaaaaaaaaagattctcaagcatggatcagaacCAACTGTACGTGTTCCAGcgttatatcctgaagatgtaagcatcacactttatattttgtgaatgttttcaaATCGCCTTTACGAATGTGCTTGTTTGCTGATTCCACAGTTAATGCAGCTAAATTTACCATTGTATTCACAGAGAACAGATCTATGTCGgaggtggggagcagcagctcatttgcatttaaagagacacacatgaaaacagcgtgtttttgtgacacattctggggacacctgagacttatattacatcttgtaaaaaggggcatctCCTTTAATAAAATGTGATGTGTTAATCGTGATAATGATCTGAATGTTTTACCATTGCAAATCCAACATCTGCTTTTTTCAATGCAGGGCCATCATTGGTTCCGTCTCCAGTGACAGCAACTACTTGTCTTTGTTCTAAAACGGTGCTATCGATTATACCTTTGGGAAAAACAAGAACGTTACTTAAGATTTAATTGCTCATATCGATACATATATCACAGgaattacagggatagttcacctaaagatgaaaattcagtcaccattctctaaccctcatgttgttctaaacccatatgactttctttcttcagtggaccACAATAGGAGATGTTAATTAGAATAATACCTTAAGTCACTTACAATCCAGCTTTTTTTGTACATATGATGAAAGTGAATcgtgactgaggctgtaattcTGCCTAacctttccttttgtgttccacagaaaacagaaagtcatacaggtttggaacaacatgaggatgagtaaataaatgACATAATATTCTAAGTTCAgtcattaaaatttttgggtgagctatccctttaagatgtgaTGCATATGATCCTATTACCTTTTACCAAAGTATGCTTATCAGTTGGAGAAGATCTTGCAAGTACACGTAGTTTCGGCCAAATCTTGTCTAGACGTTCTTGCTCGATCTAAAAAGAGTTTGAGAGTTTTGCTGTTGACCTTCCATATCCATAAATAATACTAAATAACAAACTTTTGTTCCCATCTCACCTCTCCCAGTTGATTGTGTATCCGTCTGTTGAACTCTTTTCCTTCAATGCACAGGAAGTCATCACCAGGATGGAGAATGCCGCACTTGGTTGCAATAGCTCGAGCAGTGTTAATGTTGTCCCCGGTGACCATGCGCACCGTGATACCTGCTCGCTGACACTTCTTAATAGCATCTGGGACCTGTGACGATTATACCACCCAGGAGTTAGGTGTCAACAAACATATGCTGACTTAGAGCAATGAGGACTTGCTTATGCAATCAAGTTTTTTATTTGGAGTTGAGACAAAGGTTGTCTCCATTTAAATGAAAAGTTAacccaaattctgtcatcatttactaacccttatgttgttctaaacctataTAACATATTTGGGTGAGCTACACCTTTAAGGATTGCTTTAACTGTATATTTGTAGTATTTGAAAGTGGTTGGAATAAAAGAATTCATCAGGTGAGCAGATACCTCTGGCCGAACAGGATCCTCAATGCCCACTACACAAATGCAGGTGAGTCCAGTCAGTATATCATTCTCATCATCCCAGTCTGGTGCCGCATCTGAGAGATGAAAATCCCTGTAGGCCAGGCAGATGGTTCTCAAGCCCTCTGAGGCCATGGGCTCAATCACATTTTTCACCATGTCTTCTCGATCTCTAGGCTTGAAGGCTTTGGCGTCGCCACTGGCTGTCAGGATTTTACAACATCTGggaaaatattaaatgaacaGACAACAAATAGACAAATATTAGAACATATACATAAGTTTTCTTTaatgaaacacaaaacagatATTTAGTGATTCCtctttaaaggtgatgtgtgtaatttatgcatcACTTGCTTTTTCCTGAACATCTGTCACTGGTCTGCCATGCATATAGCCCTGCCCCAAATTCATGCAATTGTTTGAACCAATGTTGTTACACAGCAATGTTTTAATGGTGCTACAGAGCAAGTGTTTAAAATGTTCgaggaaatcaaccaacaaaGCTGTTACTTATAGTTGTTTGTGCATATTATGTTTTAagctgcactcagtaatattttatgaatgtcatcttggatttacactgacacctagtggcgtggatgAAGCATCATTCAAACTCCATAGTTTTACtgaccaatgccattgtagaaattcactattcacagtcagccatgattaatttaattcataggtaaaagtgtccaataacagggtggttccTGGGAtttagtgagtagtattcagctagtcatgtgattctaatgTGGCAGCCCTCATGAGGGGACTttctccatgcagaataaaacagctttcataaggttactgatacAACTGGAGTCACCATGTGAGTGGTTCTGATTTTCATGTGAGTGGTTCTGATTTTACACATATGTTtcaatattacaattaatttctttaaaagggtcaagaaattttattttttaataattttgtaatcTTCCCCGAGGTCCACTGAAAATGTCAGTAAcgtttttttacagaaaaactgtcatattttagtaataaaagatcattttccaccctgtctgaCTGAAACGCTCAATTTTGGCCTCAGCGTCtgctttaaacttcaatgtaaacgcccactgttctgattggttaACATCATGCatcccctcaaattcagccatatttcAAACTCAGTCGGAAGGGAATACAAATTCTCCACAACATTCTAAaataaatttcagggtttacatataATGCACAtgcaacacattgcatccaaatgtTTTAAACTTAACTTAAGCACATCAGCACcataactatcaaacagtcatgacatttgaaatgttcATGAATTAAACTGTTTCCTCGCAGTTTTGCTGTCCAAGTCCAAGTGTTTTatctgccccattcttcaatagttcttttgcaaagcttgaatcatattatagCCACACAAACACAGTCCATAGCCCGGTAAAACATATTGCACggccttacaaaaattgagagttcactgGAAATTAATTCACCACAGATCATTTtcccatgcaaatgagctttgcagcaaacttgcggAAAATtgcccattgttgccaaaggtttgccggaggttcaccactactgttCAAGATCTGCAAatgtctggcaaacatttgtggcaaatcacaagctcatttgcatgtgaaaataaaatgcggcatatttgcagtaaatttgcggctagtttatattttttgtaagggtacacATAGGTCACTGAAGTGCAGATTGCCAAAAAAGCATCCAAACGTTCAAAGACATCCAGCTTGTGCATAAACACacagggctctatttttgtgagtgcGCAAAGTGCAGCattacgtcttatccaattttcgtgtgAGCGCTaaatctaagtgcaattttcatgccagcaaaAAGCATAAATGGGTGTGTgggggagtgtttgcgctattgtGGGTGTAGGCACGCAAACTGTGggtatattttatgttaatgaagtggcgcaaagcacaATTTTCTAGTTTCCTGTGAAAAAGATTGCTAAAATGTTTCAATAACACATCTTAACTCAGCAAAAAgttcaaattcagttcctgcatttgcagtttggagattccatcagcaggtggtaataaagttcatgtccaaattctgaaagtacagaacatcaatCACAATTTTTCAAGGGTAATCGCTTGAGATTTGTATGAAAATTTCTAAAGGtcatagtttatttttcaattatatttattattatttttattgttatgtttatatgtataattattattgtactgtatatttacaacTTTATTTATGATGTAATTGGTAGCCtactagtaattttccacctgttgttgagATTGATTTTAAAGTCACTGCAAAAGTGGAAGAAGGAGAGACTAAAATGTTTGGAGTGAGTATGATTTTttaaccactttgttattttgataatatttagttttcaatatttttgttaaaatcaaaatcgaccggtagaagtgaagtgcgtgtCGATACTATCACTGATAATACTAGCTATGTGTGTcagtaaatgaaaaatattaataatacttgcATTCCCTTTAATTTAATGGAGCGTACATTCAAATTCTTACAAGATTCACATTTTCTATGTATGTAAAAGGAGCGTGTCAGTTT
Protein-coding sequences here:
- the LOC127640629 gene encoding plasma membrane calcium-transporting ATPase 1-like isoform X2, with protein sequence MARNSFRGSKYKAEANHDGDFGCTLKELRSLMELRGADGLQRIQECYGDVQGLCSRLKSSPIEGLSGHSDDIARRKEEFGKNFIPPKTPKTFLQLVWEALQDVTLIILEVAAIISLGLSFYKPPDAEREYCGRAAGAVEDEGEAEAGWIEGAAILLSVVCVVLVTAFNDWSKEKQFRGLQNRIEQEQRFSVVRAGQVIQILVSEIVVGDIAQVKYGDLLPADGVLIQGNDLKIDESSLTGESDHVKKTLDKDPMLLSGTHVMEGSGKILVTAVGVNSQTGIIFTLLGAGEDDDDDNEEKKEEKEKKKREKEEKKRENERKKKEKKEKMKNKKQDGRDKKKDKVGGTVEMESLNSDDDAEEKKAKLPKKEKSVLQGKLTKLAVQIGKAGLFMSAITVIILVVLFLVDTFWVQGLPWIKDCTPIYIQFFVKFFIIGVTVLVVAVPEGLPLAVTISLAYSVKKMMKDNNLVRHLDACETMGNATAICSDKTGTLTMNRMTVVQVYIADRHYRKVPEPDLIPDKIMNLLTTGISVNCAYTSKIMPPEKDGGLPRQVGNKTECALLGFSLDLRKDYQMIRNEYPEEKLFKVYTFNSVRKSMSTVLQNCDGSYRMFSKGASEILLKKCCKILTASGDAKAFKPRDREDMVKNVIEPMASEGLRTICLAYRDFHLSDAAPDWDDENDILTGLTCICVVGIEDPVRPEVPDAIKKCQRAGITVRMVTGDNINTARAIATKCGILHPGDDFLCIEGKEFNRRIHNQLGEIEQERLDKIWPKLRVLARSSPTDKHTLVKGIIDSTVLEQRQVVAVTGDGTNDGPALKKADVGFAMGIAGTDVAKEASDIILTDDNFSSIVKAVMWGRNVYDSISKFLQFQLTVNVVAVIVAFTGACITQDSPLKAVQMLWVNLIMDTFASLALATEPPTEALLLRKPYGRNKPLISRTMMKNILGHAVYQLTIIFTLLFAGEKIFDIDSGRNSPLHAPPSEHYTIVFNTFVMMQLFNEINARKIHGERNVFEGIFNNLIFCTIVFGTFVIQIVIVQFGGKPFSCVGLTTDQWLWCVFLGFGCLLWGQFVTTIPTSRLKFLMTAGHGTQKDEIPEEELEEMEDLDEIDHAEMELKRGQVLWCRGLNRIQTQIRVVNAFRDSMSPYDGLETPESRSSIHNFMSHPEFHIGYSEPAIPLIDDTDPVEEAPTKCNTIPPPLSPILSSPNQNNNASDNRSFHHNKNLAKTVLPPTPGSPLHSLETSL
- the LOC127640629 gene encoding plasma membrane calcium-transporting ATPase 1-like isoform X6; the encoded protein is MARNSFRGSKYKAEANHDGDFGCTLKELRSLMELRGADGLQRIQECYGDVQGLCSRLKSSPIEGLSGHSDDIARRKEEFGKNFIPPKTPKTFLQLVWEALQDVTLIILEVAAIISLGLSFYKPPDAEREYCGRAAGAVEDEGEAEAGWIEGAAILLSVVCVVLVTAFNDWSKEKQFRGLQNRIEQEQRFSVVRAGQVIQILVSEIVVGDIAQVKYGDLLPADGVLIQGNDLKIDESSLTGESDHVKKTLDKDPMLLSGTHVMEGSGKILVTAVGVNSQTGIIFTLLGAGEDDDDDNEEKKEEKEKKKREKEEKKRENERKKKEKKEKMKMEMESLNSDDDAEEKKAKLPKKEKSVLQGKLTKLAVQIGKAGLFMSAITVIILVVLFLVDTFWVQGLPWIKDCTPIYIQFFVKFFIIGVTVLVVAVPEGLPLAVTISLAYSVKKMMKDNNLVRHLDACETMGNATAICSDKTGTLTMNRMTVVQVYIADRHYRKVPEPDLIPDKIMNLLTTGISVNCAYTSKIMPPEKDGGLPRQVGNKTECALLGFSLDLRKDYQMIRNEYPEEKLFKVYTFNSVRKSMSTVLQNCDGSYRMFSKGASEILLKKCCKILTASGDAKAFKPRDREDMVKNVIEPMASEGLRTICLAYRDFHLSDAAPDWDDENDILTGLTCICVVGIEDPVRPEVPDAIKKCQRAGITVRMVTGDNINTARAIATKCGILHPGDDFLCIEGKEFNRRIHNQLGEIEQERLDKIWPKLRVLARSSPTDKHTLVKGIIDSTVLEQRQVVAVTGDGTNDGPALKKADVGFAMGIAGTDVAKEASDIILTDDNFSSIVKAVMWGRNVYDSISKFLQFQLTVNVVAVIVAFTGACITQDSPLKAVQMLWVNLIMDTFASLALATEPPTEALLLRKPYGRNKPLISRTMMKNILGHAVYQLTIIFTLLFAGEKIFDIDSGRNSPLHAPPSEHYTIVFNTFVMMQLFNEINARKIHGERNVFEGIFNNLIFCTIVFGTFVIQIVIVQFGGKPFSCVGLTTDQWLWCVFLGFGCLLWGQFVTTIPTSRLKFLMTAGHGTQKDEIPEEELEEMEDLDEIDHAEMELKRGQVLWCRGLNRIQTQIRVVNAFRDSMSPYDGLETPESRSSIHNFMSHPEFHIGYSEPAIPLIDDTDPVEEAPTKCNTIPPPLSPILSSPNQNNNASDNRSFHHNKNLAKTVLPPTPGSPLHSLETSL